In Acaryochloris marina S15, a single genomic region encodes these proteins:
- the ald gene encoding alanine dehydrogenase: protein MEVGLPKEIKDQEFRVGLSPASVQSLGQQGHSVFVETQAGIGAGFPDSDYLQAGAKIVATADQAWNRELVVKVKEPLPAEYGLLQSGQLLFTYLHLAANRTLTEQLMKANVSAIAYETVEVTLPDRISLPLLTPMSVIAGRLSIQFGAHFLERQQGGRGVLLGGIPGVKPGKVVILGGGVVGTEAARIAVGMGAHVTILDINVERLSYLETLFGSRIELLYSNSRHLEQVLPTADLLVGAVLVPGKRAPILVSRGLVQKMVAGSVIVDVAVDQGGCIETLHTTSHTDPVYEAEGVLHYGVPNMPGAVPWTATQALNHSTFPFVAKLANQGLKALEQDVALQKGLNVYQHRLVHPAVQQVFPDLVA from the coding sequence ATGGAAGTCGGTTTACCGAAGGAAATTAAGGATCAAGAATTTCGCGTTGGTTTGAGTCCTGCTAGTGTTCAATCTTTAGGACAGCAAGGTCACTCAGTCTTTGTCGAAACGCAGGCTGGCATCGGTGCTGGCTTTCCAGATAGTGACTATCTGCAGGCTGGGGCCAAAATAGTGGCCACAGCCGATCAGGCTTGGAACCGTGAGTTAGTGGTCAAGGTAAAAGAACCCTTACCCGCAGAGTATGGCTTACTGCAGTCAGGACAACTTCTGTTTACCTATCTGCATTTGGCCGCGAATCGCACATTAACCGAGCAGTTAATGAAGGCCAACGTGAGTGCCATCGCCTATGAAACTGTAGAAGTGACCTTGCCAGATCGCATTTCTTTGCCTTTACTGACGCCCATGAGTGTGATCGCGGGTCGTCTCTCCATCCAGTTTGGGGCTCACTTTCTTGAGCGACAGCAAGGCGGACGAGGTGTTTTGCTAGGGGGAATTCCAGGAGTTAAACCCGGCAAAGTTGTCATTCTTGGTGGAGGCGTGGTGGGCACAGAAGCGGCTCGCATCGCTGTGGGCATGGGGGCTCATGTGACCATTTTGGATATTAATGTGGAGCGGCTTTCTTATCTTGAGACCCTGTTTGGCTCTCGGATAGAGCTGCTGTACAGCAATTCTCGGCATCTAGAACAGGTATTACCCACGGCGGATCTATTGGTTGGTGCAGTCCTTGTACCCGGCAAGCGGGCACCCATCCTGGTGTCTCGTGGATTAGTTCAGAAAATGGTTGCAGGTTCGGTGATTGTGGATGTCGCCGTGGATCAGGGGGGCTGCATCGAAACCCTACACACCACCTCCCATACTGATCCAGTCTATGAAGCCGAGGGTGTCCTCCATTATGGGGTTCCCAATATGCCGGGGGCAGTGCCATGGACGGCGACCCAAGCCTTGAATCATAGTACGTTCCCATTTGTGGCCAAACTTGCCAACCAGGGCTTAAAGGCCCTAGAACAAGACGTAGCCTTGCAGAAGGGATTGAATGTATACCAACACCGTTTGGTTCACCCTGCAGTCCAGCAAGTGTTCCCGGACTTGGTCGCCTAA
- a CDS encoding DUF2358 domain-containing protein, with protein MTILERLQSDYDRFPENQSFDLYAEDVYFKDPLNQFRGVAKYQEMIGFIQKWFINTRMEVHGIDQQDNEILTRWTLYWQAPFPWKPQMAITGRSELKLNEAGLVCSHIDYWDCSRFSVFKQLFFPVASSTV; from the coding sequence ATGACCATTCTGGAGCGCCTTCAATCAGACTACGACCGCTTCCCCGAGAACCAGTCTTTTGACTTATATGCAGAGGATGTTTACTTCAAAGATCCCCTCAACCAGTTTCGCGGCGTTGCCAAGTATCAGGAAATGATTGGCTTTATCCAGAAGTGGTTTATCAATACCCGCATGGAAGTTCATGGCATTGATCAGCAAGACAACGAAATTCTCACCCGCTGGACCCTATATTGGCAGGCACCATTCCCCTGGAAACCCCAGATGGCGATTACGGGCCGCAGCGAACTGAAGCTCAACGAAGCCGGTTTAGTCTGTAGCCATATTGACTATTGGGATTGTTCGCGTTTCTCGGTGTTTAAACAACTGTTTTTCCCAGTTGCATCGTCTACCGTGTAA